The nucleotide window AACCCTTCTCACCGTCTTGATCGTGATTGTCGCGGGCCTCACTCATTTCAATCCCAGCCTGCTGAAGTTGCCGCCGGATGCCTTCAATCTGAACCTGGCGTTCCTGCTCGGCCTCGGCGGTGCGATGCGGATCGCCGTTTATGATTTCCTCGGATACTTCAATGTCTGCCATCTGGGTGACGAGGTGCGCACGCCTGGGAAAACCATCCCCCGTGCGGTCATTCTTTCCGTGCTCGTGGTCGCCACGATTTATCTGACGATGAACCTTTCGATCATCGGAGTGGTGCCGTGGCAGGAGGCGATGAAATCACAGAACGTTGCCGCATTGTTCATGGAGCGGCTTTTCGGCCGGCCGGTGGCGGTTGCATTCACAGGTTTGATCGTCTGGACGGCGATCGCCTGCATGTTTGCCATCACGCTGGGCTATTCCCGCATCCCGTATGCCGCCGCGCGTGAGGGGGATTTTTTCCGTGTGTTCGGGAAGGTGCATCCGCGTGACCACTATCCGTGGCTGGCATTGATGGCGATGGGCGCGCTCACCGCGGTCTTCTGCTTCTTCCCTCTCCAGCAGATCATCGATGCCGCGGTGACGGTCCGGATTGTGGTGCAGTTCATGGGGCAGATCATCGCGCTCCACGTGTTGCGGACCACGCGTCCGGATATCCGGTTGCCGTTCCGCATGTGGCTTTATCCGCTGCCGTCCTTCATTGCATTTATCGGCTGGATTTTTCTTTGGGTCAGCTCGGGATGGACGCTGGTTCTCTCAGGCGGCGGGGTAATCGTGTCAGGCTGTGTCGCCTATGTGGCCTGGCG belongs to Luteolibacter ambystomatis and includes:
- a CDS encoding APC family permease, whose translation is MNAPPTRGSDHDPGAAAPLERGLGLLQATSLNIANMVGIGPFITIPLFLATMNGPQAMIGWVLGAVLVLCDGLVWSELGAALPGSGGTYHFLKEIFRPYRWGRLLPFLFVWQFLISGTLEMASGYVGAVDYLKYAFPDWQHMFDRWGIPWGWSGIAALGCVLVVWMLSRRTRVVGWLAVGLTAGTLLTVLIVIVAGLTHFNPSLLKLPPDAFNLNLAFLLGLGGAMRIAVYDFLGYFNVCHLGDEVRTPGKTIPRAVILSVLVVATIYLTMNLSIIGVVPWQEAMKSQNVAALFMERLFGRPVAVAFTGLIVWTAIACMFAITLGYSRIPYAAAREGDFFRVFGKVHPRDHYPWLALMAMGALTAVFCFFPLQQIIDAAVTVRIVVQFMGQIIALHVLRTTRPDIRLPFRMWLYPLPSFIAFIGWIFLWVSSGWTLVLSGGGVIVSGCVAYVAWRKASNRTTMEPC